In Anser cygnoides isolate HZ-2024a breed goose chromosome 16, Taihu_goose_T2T_genome, whole genome shotgun sequence, one genomic interval encodes:
- the SAMD10 gene encoding LOW QUALITY PROTEIN: sterile alpha motif domain-containing protein 10 (The sequence of the model RefSeq protein was modified relative to this genomic sequence to represent the inferred CDS: deleted 1 base in 1 codon) — translation MQQGRPSLCCISAVRGSRGAPEPAAAAHFSFCRSLLEHTVSAENLSYRLQRSPGTSLTWHDGRSQRAEGARAVKLLRQPGTEGAQGRACDHYGIYHTSPTLGSLTKPVVLWTQQDVCKWLKKHCPHNYLVYVEAFSHHAITGRALLRLNGEKLQRMGIAHEAQRQEVLQQVLQLQVREEVRNLQLLSQDCTSTVNRAPLGWTVHRRYET, via the exons ATGCAGCAGGGCCGCCCGTCCCTCTGCTGCATCTCCGCCGTCCGCGGCTCGCGGGGTGCCCCTGAGCCAG ccgccgccgctcaCTTCAGCTTCTGCCGCAGCCTCCTGGAGCACACGGTGTCGGCCGAGAACCTCAGCTACCGCCTGCAGCGCAGCCCCGGCACCAGCCTCACCTGGCACGACGGCCGCAGCCAGCGCGCAGAGGGCGCCCGCGCCGTCAAGCTCCTGCGGCAGCCA GGCACCGAGGGCGCGCAG gGCCGTGCCTGCGATCACTATGGCATCTACCACACCAGCCCCACGCTGGGCAGCCTCACCAAGCCGGTGGTGCTCTGGACCCAGCAGGATGTGTGCAAATGGCTGAAGAAGCACTGCCCGCACAACTATCTCGTCTACGTGGAGGCCTTCTCCCACCACGCCATCACAG GTCGGGCGCTGCTGCGGCTCAACGGGGAGAAGCTGCAGCGCATGGGCATCGCCCACGAGGCGCAGCGGCAGGAGGTCCTGCAGCAGGTCCTGCAGCTCCAGGTGCGCGAGGAGGTCCGAAacctgcagctgctcagccaAG ATTGTACCAGCACTGTGAACCGAGCACCTCTGGGATGGACTGTGCACCGCAGATACGAGACCTGA